The following proteins are co-located in the Eleginops maclovinus isolate JMC-PN-2008 ecotype Puerto Natales chromosome 1, JC_Emac_rtc_rv5, whole genome shotgun sequence genome:
- the LOC134874675 gene encoding protein phosphatase 1 regulatory subunit 12A-like codes for MQAFVPRSYLTPVRDEEAESQRKAKSRHARQTRRSTQGVTLTDLKEAQKTIGLSPAERQTEEGICLRKGSTDDRRVRISPTESTGTEISPKWSKLDEQGNIEPRLETIAESPMPNLSYSSIAGSCGLLYSNTSFRAGERMWRDENQNPVENAAEMIFAATLQQKRHFCDRSEYNTAEYH; via the exons ATGCAGGCATTTGTTCCAAG GTCGTACCTGACCCCGGTGAGGGATGAAGAAGCGGAGTCCCAGAGGAAAGCAAAGTCTCGTCATGCTAGACAGACCCGCAGGTCAACACAG GGCGTGACTCTGACAGACCTTAAAGAGGCTCAGAAGACCATCGGCCTgtctcctgcagagagacagacggaggaAGGGATCTGTCTGAGGAAAGGCTCGACAGATGACAGGAGAGTCAGAATCAGCCCGACAGAATCCACAGGAACAGAGATCAGTCCAAAATGGAGCAAACTGGACGAG CAGGGAAACATTGAACCCAGGTTAGAGACCATCGCTGAGTCTCCGATGCCAAACCTTTCATACTCGTCTATTGCTGGATCCTGTGGCCTGCTTTACAGCAACACCTCATTCAgag CGGGTGAGAGGATGTGGAGAGATGAAAATCAGAACCCTGTTGAAAATGCAGCAGAGATGATCTTTGCTGCAACGCTTCAACAGAAACGACATTTCTGTGACCGTTCAGAATACAACACTGCAGAg tACCACTAG